In a genomic window of Enterobacter asburiae:
- the hha gene encoding hemolysin expression modulator Hha, with the protein MSDKPLTKIDYLMRLRRCQSIDTLERVIEKNKYELSDNELAVFYSAADHRLAELTMNKLYDKIPTSVWKFVR; encoded by the coding sequence ATGTCTGATAAACCACTCACAAAGATCGATTATTTGATGCGCTTACGACGTTGCCAGTCAATTGACACCCTTGAACGCGTCATTGAAAAGAATAAATACGAGCTTTCTGATAATGAACTGGCGGTATTTTATTCAGCCGCTGACCATCGCCTTGCAGAGCTGACGATGAATAAGCTGTATGACAAAATCCCCACTTCTGTGTGGAAATTTGTTCGTTAA
- the tomB gene encoding Hha toxicity modulator TomB: MDEYSPKRHDIAQLKFLCESLYHDCLANLDESNHGWVNDPTSAINLQLNELIEHIATFALNYKIKYNEDNKLIEQIDEYLDDTFMLFSSYGINAQDLQKWRKSGNRLFRCFVNVSRANPVSLSC; the protein is encoded by the coding sequence ATGGACGAGTACTCGCCAAAAAGGCATGATATCGCGCAGTTGAAATTTCTCTGCGAATCCTTGTACCATGACTGCCTTGCCAATCTTGATGAAAGCAACCATGGCTGGGTAAACGACCCAACGTCTGCCATCAATTTACAGTTGAATGAGCTGATAGAGCATATTGCTACCTTCGCACTTAATTATAAAATTAAGTACAATGAAGATAATAAGCTCATTGAGCAAATTGATGAATACCTGGACGACACCTTTATGTTGTTCAGCAGCTACGGCATTAACGCCCAGGATTTGCAAAAATGGCGTAAATCGGGAAACCGGCTATTCCGCTGTTTCGTCAACGTGAGCAGAGCTAACCCGGTTAGTCTTTCCTGTTAA